The DNA sequence TGTGTAAACAGTTAAATTGTTTTTTCATATCTTGGGTACTCTTTGGCCGAATCGTATCGCAAATTGATGGACTGCCAGCGACCAGTTCCTAATCGGCATGGTCCACTTTTTCATAATATTCTCAAGAGCCATATACAGCAATTTAATGGTTGACTCATCGT is a window from the Candidatus Zixiibacteriota bacterium genome containing:
- a CDS encoding IS256 family transposase → DESTIKLLYMALENIMKKWTMPIRNWSLAVHQFAIRFGQRVPKI